In the genome of Terriglobales bacterium, the window GGGCGACAGCGTAGTTCTCCAAGCGCCGGGCGGTACGGAATACCTGACCGTGCTGGAAGTGTGTTACCAGCGCATTTCTGTGGAACCGTTCCGTGAACCACCTGGATCCGAGGCCTCGACAAAGGGACTCCCTCGCCGACGCTAATCGACCTGACGAAGAAGAGACGAAATTACACATGACGGTTCGTGCGGGTATGTTGCCAACGGCATCGCTGCCCACCCCGCGAACACCGCGCGGAGTGGGGCACCCACTGTATGGACCTCAACAAAAAGCGACGAACCGAATCCTATTTCGGGAATGGGTGGGCCACCCGCCCAGCAGACAGAACCGGACCCGCCCCCGCGCCTTACCAGGGAGTGGTACTACCGCACGCATGGAATGAGGTAGAACCGGCTCCGGCGGCTAATGCGGCGTTAGAAATCTGGATTACGTTCCGTCTGTTCCTGGTTTTCCGTTGTTTCGTTATTCGATCTCCACGAGATGCCTGCTCTCAATTCCCGAAATGCCCCTTCGCGTAAGTCGATATTTCCCATTTGTGCATACTATATAGTCCTTGTCATGTTCGAGTTGGGCCAAGGTTCGGGTTAAGTTTCTCCGCTGCGTCGGCTTGAGCCAGCCCGAGAGCTCGGCCGGAGTCGCACCTGAGTCGGCGCAATGATAGAGCAGCAAAAGTATGCGGTCGCTGGGACCGAGCGAGGGTCGAAGAGTTTTTAGGAAATCGCCGAACTGTTCGACGGCAGGAACTCGGCGAACGGTTATTGCCTTGACGAGGGCAAACGCTCGGTCCGGCGACACCCCATGTGCAAGGCGCACGAACTCTGCTAACACCCAATCCATCGCAGCGGACACAAAGGATGAATCTTGCAGGTTAGGATCTATGCCATCGGCAAGATGCGCCGCATCACGCTTGTTCCGTATGTCATAGATGACACGCAGAGTCCGTGGAATATGTAGCCGAATCGAGTCCGATGCACTCGTCGAAGCTAGATTAGACAAATTTCTTATAATGCCGTCAGTGTCCAGTTGAGTTCCAAGAGGTGTCACGGGAAGACCGCCAGCGTGCTGCAGCATGCGAAAAGCAGCCTCTGCAAACCTGCCCCCCTCCACCTCGTTTGGTCGCATTCGACCGAGGTAGAAGTTTTTCTTTTGCTCAACGTAACACTCGATCAGTTCGCCAACCAAGTACTCGGGAAAGCGGTTGATGAGGGAAGTCCTAACGGCAGGGTCAATCATCTCAGCTCTTGGTCATTTCCTTTACGAGTGCAGCTGCGCGCTTCAGACCTGGCGCCGTGAGACCCCATCCCTTGTCCTTGCTGCCCGTAAATTCATTTCCTTTCTCTTTCATATGGGTGGAGTGATTTGGCGCGTCGTAACAACCGAGCCGTTCGCAGAGTGCCCTACCCGACTTGTCATCGAAGTTAGGGTTGCCGATGGATAAAAGGCTCGCGAGACCAGCTAACACGTAGGCGTTGTACGTCTTTTCCTTCTTGCTTTTACCGGGAACATCTCCGGCAATGACATCAGCAGTTCCGTTCTCGAAATGGAACACTTGCTGAAGTTCATCTAGCGAGACACTGTTCTGCTTCATCCACGCTTGCGCCCGCGCAGGCAATGTCGAATGGGCCTCTTCCGTATCGGTAAGCACAGCCCTGTCTTCCACGACCTTAAACGACCCTGGCGGAAACGCTTCCCCAAGCAACGTCAACGAAGCTTGAATCACACGGAGACGCTCAGGCGATTCAATTGGCGTGAGCAGTTCCACGATTTCGGCGACAATCTCAGTCGTCTTCTTGTTAGTCATCGCTACAAGCTCCTTATCGCCAAAAGTTCGTTAGACGGCCACGCGCGGTAGATCAAACCTGACAGTGCGATCTCCGTGATTGCTCAGGCGGTACATTCCTCGCTTCGAGCCGCTTTCCAGGTAATCGAATTTGTTTTTTGCGTCTCGGAGAGCTTGGGACACAAACTTTGGCGGCCTTACTTCTGCGCGAAGGTAGGCCCGGCGAATGTCCTGCTCACTGAACTCGTTCATTCCCGATTCGGTCACAGCAAAAGCCAAGACTATGACGATTTCGTGGTGCCCCAGAGGCCGTTTTTCAGCGACGAGTTGTTTCTCTCGCGACGGTTCGTGTAGCCCTGGATTAGGCTGGGAGGCCATGGGGACTCGCTGTTCCAGAGCCTGGATTGTCGAGAATCTTTCGACTTGGGACTGAACGAATAGCGCAGGACCCTCGAACGTTACCTTAGAGTCCCCTAGCGTAATTGTAGCTTTGCATTGATCTTCCACGTCAACTCTCCAATGGATAGTTCCATATCAAGATCATATCACACATTGCCAAAAGAAGATCCTTTCCACTTGGATCCGGCGCTACCGAGCCTCCCTAATAGCGGTTCAGTATGCAGGAGTTTTTAACTCGGTCTTCAGGAAAATCAGGGTAATCTTGGTTTCACTTGACTGGAGGTCGTGGGGAGGGGTGGTTCCGGAATGCGAATGCGCGTTGGCCCTGATTGGTGGTTCGAAAGATAGTTTCAAGCTGACGGTGAGCATATTGGATGAAGTGATTTTATCTCCTTTGAAAATAAATGCCTTACAATATCAAATTGAAAAATACATTTCACGCCATTGACTTGATAGAATACTGCTGATGCCCAAGACTATCTACAGGCACTCGCGAAGTCGTTATGAACCGGTTCCCTCCGGCGAGCGCGATCGCTCTGGTGCACTCCAGCTTGCGATTGTTGGTTTCGGAGCAATTAGCCGTAATACGTTGCAAATACAAGAGCAAATGTCATTTATCAAGCTTTATTTGTTTGCGCTCGCTATCTACGGCTCTTGGTTTCACTTGACTGGAGGTCGTGGGGAGGTGTGGTTCCGGAATACGAATGCGCGTTGGCCCTGATTGGTGGTTCGAAAGATAGTTTCAAGCTGACGGTGAGCATATTGGATGAAGTTATTTTATCTCCTTTGAAAATAAATGACTTACAATATCAAATTGAAAAATACATTTCACGCCATTGACTTGATAGAATACTGCTGATGCCCAAGACTATCTACAGGCACTCGCGAAGTCGTTATGAACCGGTTCCCTCCGGCGAGCGCGATCGCTCTGGCGTATTCCAGCTTGATTAGCCGACTGCGCCTCGTTCGGTACTTATCGATTGTCCTAGCCCGCCTTAGAATCAATGCCTGGTGACCTTCTATTGCTGCAGAAAATCAAAATCGAAGGTTTCAAGTCGTTAAGAAAAGTCGATCTTAAACTCGGCGCCTTCAATCTCTTTATAGGAACCAATTCAAGCGGTAAGTCCAATTTTCTTGATGCACTTCGTGTCCTGCAGGGGATTGGCTTTGGCTTCACCTTCGACGAGGTACTCAATGGAAAGCCAAGGAGCGCAACGACAGAGGTTTGGGCGGGGATTCGAGGTGGAAGCGCTAAGGCCGAGTTTGCGAGTGCAGTAAGTGCCGAACCGGGAATTGAGCCTCTCATCTCATTCGGGTTGAGCATCGGGGACCCGCTGGTCTTTGATGACCAAATAGTCTACGAGATAGCATTCTCGGCGCGGAAAGGCGCAGTCAGAAGAGAACATCTGAAAGTTCTCTGGGACGGAGACGTTTACGACAGCACAGCTGTCCCCAACCACCCGGAAAGCCCAGTCTTTCAGGTGCGTTATTACCAGGGATATCCTGGAAGACAGCCTCACTTGGGATTTGAAAAGAGTCGTCCTGTTTTGCACCAAATCTCAAATAGGGTCGCCTTTAATGCCAAAACCGAAGCCGAGCAACTCAAGCGGACCTTAGTTAATATGCAACGGCTCGAACCGGTGCCGAGTGTTCTGCGCGAATACTCCACTCCGCAACAAGTGAGAAGGATGGGGGAGCATGGCGAGAACTTCGCCGCATTGGTCAAATCAATTCTCGATGATGAAAAAGCAAAGTCAAATTACCTCTCTTGGCTAAAGCAGCTCACTCCGAATGAGGTCGATGAGGTCAAAATCCTTAAGGGAGCTTTAGGTGAGCCTCTCTTTGCGCTCGTAGAGCGTGGGCAAGAATATCCCGCTCCCGTTCTGTCCGATGGGACGTTGCGCTTCGCTGCGATAGCTGCAGCATTTTTCCAGCCCGACATGCCAGAAATGATCACCATTGAAGAAATCGAGAATGGAATTCACCCTAATCGTCTGAGATTACTTGTCGAGTTGCTGAAATCGCAAACCATCGGCACTGGACGACAAGTGGTCGCGACGACGCATTCCCCTGTGTTGCTTTCCTGGCTCAAGCGTGAGGATTATGACTATACGTTTTACTGTAAGCGCAGCGATCAGACCGGCGAATCCATAATCAGGCCTTTAAGTCAGATTCCGCGCTTTTTGGAGCTCGCAGAGAAGCAGCCAGTCGGCGAGTTGTTTGCAGAGGGGTGGCCAGAGAACGCGCTGTGAGCTACAACGTCCTAGTAATTCCGGAAGACCCTACTTACAACGGATACATTTTGAAACCTCTCGTAAGCAGAATTCTTGAGGAGTGCGGCAAACCGAATGCTAAGGTTACTGTGCTAACGAATCCGCGAGCCACTGGATACGTGCACGCCAAATCTTTGATTGAAAAGGCGCTGCTTGTCCGCTACTCACATATGAATCTGCTTCTTTTTTTGCCAGATGCGGACGGAGCTGACAAAAGTGCGGCGCTTACAGCTCTTGAGGATGTGGCGGAACAAAAGGGTGTTGAGCTTATCTGCATAGCCGCCGTGCAGGAGATTGAAGTGTGGCTCTTGGCGGGTCACACTGACAAGCTAGACGTTCAATGGCAAGACCTTAGAGCGGATCCAGACGTGAAAGAAAACATTTTCGAACCTTTTCTCAGGGAGCACGGAGACGCTCGCAGGGCCGGCGGCGGACGAGACTTGCTGATGCAGGAAACCCTGGGTAACTATCAGGGACTGCTCGCGCGCTGTCCAGAGCTTAGAACGCTGCAAAATCGAGTTTGTGCATCAACTGCCCACGCGAACAATGATCAGTAATCGTGATCGGGTATACCAAACGAAACTTGGGTCCAATTAGGGTCCAATAAGCGCCAAATGGCTGGGTGGCCCACGCTTTTTTGATTCGGTGTTTTTAGAGGCGTCCCATTACGGAACTGTGAATACCCGGGGACAGACGGGATGTCTTCCCATAATTGTCATTCCCGATTCGGGGTCTCCTGTTTGCCGAATCTTTAACCCTGCGCAGTGGACTTATTCGCTGCGCTATGCTGACTCAAGAATCCGATGACTTCCGTTTGGCTTCGTTGTGGTTGATCCGTAAAGAACACGTGACCGGCCTGTGGCAGCAGCACAAGTCTTGCACCCGGGATGCGCTGTGCGAGAATCTCTCCATTTCGCGTCGGAATAAGACGATCGCAATCGCCATGAATGACGAGCGTTGGCACACGGATCTGATGCAAGCGGCTGAATGCTTCCCAGCTACGTATCGCCTGTAACTGTCCCAGATAACCTTTCGCGCTCGGGTACCACTTGCGCCGCAATGCAAGGTCTTCGTCGATTCGGGCGCGCGCAGTCCCAGCGGCATGGAGAATCGGCACTGCGGCCTCGGTTCCTACTTCGGGACTCATGGATCTCAACGACGCGAACAGGCTTTGCACCTCCGGATCGGCTTGCACCGCATTCTCGCCGCCGGGAGAGGTGCAGGCGAGAATCAGCGAGCGCACGCGGTTCGGATATTGAAGCGCGAGTTCCTGGGCAATCATTCCACCCATAGAGAGTCCCAATACGTGAGCGCTGGCGATGTTGGCCGCGTCCAACACGGCGACAGCGTCCGCGCTCATCTCTCGAATGGAGTAAGGGCCGGCGGGAACATCGCTTTCGCCGATTCCACGATTGTCGAATGCGATGGTTCGATATTGCGAGGCGAGAACTGGCCGGATACGGTGCCACATTGCCGACGACGAGCCAAGTCCCATGATCAGCAGGACAGGTTCACCTTCGCCTACCTCGTCCCAATAGATTTTCACGCCTGAATTAGTCGCAATCGGCATAGAGCTCTGCTCGAAAGGAAACAGGTTACAGGGAACAGGTTACAGGGAGCAGGAAGCCAAGGCGTTTCGAGTAACAGCCGACTGCACCCGGGCGCTACCGCTCGCGGTACTGACAAGGCGTTTCAAGTTTCGAGTTGAAGGGCAAAGACAAAACCAAAGCTCACACGGATAACCGGGGTCCCCAGCAAGAGCCGTGTTTGGCCGGGTGGCCCACCCTTCTTTGGATTCGGTGTTTTTAGAAGCGTCCCATTACGGAACTGTGGGTGCCCCAGCCTTCGCTGGCGTTGCGAAGCGTGGGTTAGCTGTACTGGTGGTTTACACGATTTTGACTTCTATGGCTATTCCATTCTCGAAATTCGGGGAAAGCGTATCGCCATCCTTTTCGAAACCCACCCTTCGAACGGCGCGAAGGATCGGGCGTCCACTTCTTGGGAGTACCAGCAAAAAGCCTAAACGTCCTATAATGGGAAAAAGGCAGGCCACCCGTCCGGCTGCAGTCTATGAAGCGAGTGGGTGGCCTATCTCCCAGTGATGGCCGAAAGGATCTACCACGCGCCCGACACGCCAGCCGTGCCCCTCACTTACTGCATAAACCACGCGAGCACCCGCCCCGCAGGCTTGGGCAAATACGGCGTCTGGGTTCGCCACCGTCAGAATCATTCGTACCGTACTGCCGTTTAGGGTCTCAGGACTAAAATTGCCATGTTCAGGAGATTCATCGCTGACCCAAAACTCAGAATCCCTGATAGCCAGTCTCGCGACAACACCGCCTCTTCCTTCGAGGCGATACCTTTCGTTGGCTCCAAAGGCTGATTTGTAAAACTCGACCGCCGCTGCGCTGTTGCGGACCGAAAGCCAGGGTGCGATCGAGGAAAGGACAGATGCAGTCTCGGACACGTGGAAGATTGTACTCGGTCATTCTGAGGGAGCACTGCCGGACAGCAAAGTTCTAAAAGTCCGGGCTCATTTCGATAAATGGGACGGGTTCTACAAAAGGCGATGTCAAGAGCAAACACTTCTCCCCTTTTGGTCCCACCTCCCAGGCGCTCGACTGGTTGAAGAGCTATTTGTTCGAACCGTCTTGTCTGTCCTCAAGTTTCCCCTTGGATGCCCCAAGTTTCCCGCCCGGAAAACGGGAGTCCGCATGTGTTTCTGTACAACTTGGAACATCCGCGAAGGGCTTGCGTATCAGTAATGAAACCGGCTGAACGCCAGGCGCTGTTTAAGGCAAGGGA includes:
- a CDS encoding AAA family ATPase is translated as MGFEKSRPVLHQISNRVAFNAKTEAEQLKRTLVNMQRLEPVPSVLREYSTPQQVRRMGEHGENFAALVKSILDDEKAKSNYLSWLKQLTPNEVDEVKILKGALGEPLFALVERGQEYPAPVLSDGTLRFAAIAAAFFQPDMPEMITIEEIENGIHPNRLRLLVELLKSQTIGTGRQVVATTHSPVLLSWLKREDYDYTFYCKRSDQTGESIIRPLSQIPRFLELAEKQPVGELFAEGWPENAL
- a CDS encoding alpha/beta fold hydrolase, whose amino-acid sequence is MPIATNSGVKIYWDEVGEGEPVLLIMGLGSSSAMWHRIRPVLASQYRTIAFDNRGIGESDVPAGPYSIREMSADAVAVLDAANIASAHVLGLSMGGMIAQELALQYPNRVRSLILACTSPGGENAVQADPEVQSLFASLRSMSPEVGTEAAVPILHAAGTARARIDEDLALRRKWYPSAKGYLGQLQAIRSWEAFSRLHQIRVPTLVIHGDCDRLIPTRNGEILAQRIPGARLVLLPQAGHVFFTDQPQRSQTEVIGFLSQHSAANKSTAQG